The DNA sequence GTTTGCGTATGCAGATCTGAGTATGATACACTCGGCACCTCTATCAAAGCCGCCGTAGTTTATTTAGCAACTGCATTGGTTAAGGTTCGCGAATAGTTTGAATTCTCAATCATcttcattttaaatttaatatttgctGAAACTAAGACAGAATCTTTTTTCTTTGCATACTCTGGCAGCTCATTTGTCTGGCTACTTTTCTCAAGGTATCTGAAAGCGATAGCTTCGATCCATATCAGGTATGTTTCTAAATTGCTTGAGTTCGTTTTCATTGTTGTGAGTTTAAGTTACAGTAGTCATGATAAATAGCTTTTTAATCGTGTTTTACATTGCAatagaatcaattcatgaatttggtATTTTGTGGGTGTTTTCAGTATCATGAGTCATGTTTGGTACACAATAGGTTTTTGCAAAATCAAAATGGAGGAACCTCATTCTAGTATTTGGTTTGCTCAAGAATGTAACTGTCTGTTATTCCATCCCATTTACATCTGATAAGTAGAATTGGTAAAAAATAGAGCAACAAACCCCAGTTATAACTGTGAAATTAGTTATAAATAAGGAACCTTGCTCCCTGTGACATCATGTTATCCGACATGCTACATGGATACAGCTAGTTGTGCTTCTCATTTTAGTACTTGGTAAATAATATCACATAGTCATGACTGCTGAATTCTAGTTGATTTGAAGTATGGTCCTTTAAAAGGGGGTTTCCCTTACAAATAAGTTGAAGGATTGGGTAGCCATGTTTTGCCAATTAAATTAAGTAGAAACTCttatcctccttttttttttgggaaacTTGTAAGAAATCTTCTCTTTATCTTAAtgcatgtcttgatttatatataTGTAGGTGACTGTCTTTGTTTTCATGTTTCGTGGAGTGTGTTACACTTATTCCTTCCAGCCTAGGGGGAAGACTTTTTGTCTATTAAAAACCAACACTCAGAATATGAAGGCCGTTTCATCTTTTTCCCTCCCCTACCTAGTTACAGAGTCCTCATTCCTGCATGAAAGACATAGGATTAAGCAGGAACCATCATTTTGCATAACAATTGTTCTTTAAAATTGAGCCTCTGAAGTATATGACAACAGAGTGCAATGGCACATAACAATTGGTGGCTGTGAATTTATCATCTGTGTTAAGTCATAGTCATTACGCATAATACCTTAAGTGATAACAACCGGCTTTATTTTTCAGGAATTATTGAAGGCTTTAATAGGTTTCATAGATGTTGCGGGACTTTATTTTGCCTTGGCCCAGTTGACTCACAGGAACATCTCTCAGAATCATAAATTCCAAGCAGTTGGACTTGGTATGTTTGGCAGGCTATATCATCATATAACAAAATGAatgttatatttatgtatatCATGGAAGTGATGTTCACTTTCTCATATCGGCAGTCTTTGTACTTCTTCCTTGTGTTACCCTGCATCTCTAATCCTTATTTCAGTGTTAATGGGACTTTTCTTGTGGCAGGTTGGGCATTTGCTGATTCTGTTCTACATAGATTGGCACCTCTTTGGGTGGGTGCTAGAGGATTAGAATTTACTTGGGATTACATTCTTCAGGGCCTGGAGGCTAATGCAAATTTGGTACGTTATTTCTCTTAATGTTATAACTTCGGTTAGGTCAAGCTGAAGAAATGTAGTCAATATTCTCCATGAGTTTGGAACTTCTTATAATTCTACATTCTACATTGGTTACAATGCTAAAATAGTTTGTTGTTATATTATGTGCTATAGGTGaacaattttaatttgtattcaGTATATCTCTTATGTAATATCTGTGTTTTAAAGTGTTTTTGCTCTTATATCTATGCAGGTGTTGAGCATATCCCTTGCTGCACTGGGATCTTTAATGTGGCTACGTAAAAATAAACCCAAGACCCTCATTCCCATAATATACGTATGTGCAGGAATTGTAGCAACCATGCCATCAATCACAAGGTTCCTTCTTCACTCATTACAGTTAGTGTTTGTCAATCTGCAAGCCTGTAGAtttattttcacatttttttccaTATACAAATCGTCCATTAGGTAAGATGGCCAAACATGTAGTGTTTGATGAAAGTATAACTGTATAAGATACATTGCTTAGCTAGATGGTATTCATTATTCAGTAAGTCATTAGTTGCACTTTTCGCGTTTCATTTGCTGTGGTGTTTGCTAAAATATGTCTCTGGTGTTTGCTAAAATATGTTTTTGTGCAGCTATCTGAGGCGTGGATTGGGATGGCACTTTCCAAAAATCGTAGGTTTTGAACTCTTCACATCGTTGGTGATGGCGTTTATAAGTTGGCAACTGTTTTCAGCTTGTCAAAGAccttcactgtgagaaagctgaTTAGTAATATAATGATAGAATCGTGTTTGATTATTGAATGGCTAGAGTCTTGATCCAGATTCTGCTTCTTTAGCAACAGACCAGTGCGAACTGCCATGTTtcttaaaaagttttatttatttagatgtTTGGTCCGTGATAATTTTTGgtagtttgattttatttgaCACGCTTACTGTATTCCCTGCGGTTAATTGTTGATTGcaatctttttataaaattttgattaCCACAAATTAGATGATGTGGTTTACACTTTACACTTGCAATGTTTCTATAAAAGTTTGATTACCACAAATTAGATGATGTGGTTTACACTTTACACTATCATTACCTAAACGTTCTGCGTTTGATATAATTTCTATACTTATCTTTATGTATACGCCAAATATTAACAAAAACATTCTCCACGACATTATTGTCATTGCAACAAAACATTCGGGATAACTTAAAGCAGAAACAAACGTTTACCACTTCCGAGGAAACGAAAAAACACTACATTCTACGAATTAATTCGGTACAACTACTAAAAAACAATACATCCTTTTCACTGCAGGTAGTTAAAGTTATACTAAATCTTCAAGCATATCATAATTGGAGAGTTAAGTTCATGACCCTGTTCACAAAAATAATCTAATACAAATATCAGAGATTTGGGTGCAATTAGTGTTCTATCTTCTACTTGATGGTTTCCCTCGGGACTGTTTCCTGAGGGAAATAGATTGAAAGTTAAAACAGGCCGAGACTGATGAAAAATTCATCTGAAGAGTTTAGAAGATTGTTAATGGTAGCAGTTCATGAATGATTAGGTGGTATCAATTATTGATGAGCAGAGATTAAATTACGAGAACCACAAAAATGGAACGTTgacaaataaaaaggttataatcCAAAGCAGAAGAAAAGCATTCGATATACAAAACATACAAGTATTATGAATATGAATATATTGCTACCATCTGAATTCTGATCCAGAGAGAGTTTACTCAGCCTCAGTCTCCTCCACCCAGGCTTCAACCCTAAGAAGAACAAAGCCAACAGCAACCCCAACAAGAACAAGGCCGTTCATGATGGCAGCAATGGTGAATATCTCAGCTGCGGCATTGCAAGTGGATGAGAGAGCTCCTCCTTTTTTTCCATTTGAGGCCTTGTTGGCCTTCACTGAACTCACCATCTTAGCAAAACAATTCTCAGTGCTCAAAGGAAGTCCCATAGAGACAACTCCATTTGTGGCCTTCAGACCCCCAAATGAGTTTAGACCTCTTATGTGCACTACTTTGCTTATTCTCTTGTTGGTCTtggcggtggtggtggttgatGTCAGCGTGGCTCCCGTGATGTTCTGATGAGCAGAGAGCACAGTTGTTGCCATGGCCATTTTCTTAGTTTGTTACCCTTTGCCTCAGCAAGAGCTAATAAGTGATGGTTATTAATTATTGGTGGATCAGTTAGCTTTAGCTGTGCTGTGTGGAGGAATGTGaagaaagatgatgatgatgaaggggTGGTAGGAAAAGTGAGTATTTATTTGGATAAGGGACTGAGATATTGATTGGCTGATAGGCCATAAATCACTATTGAGGGATTATATGCTCATTCAATGGATTGGTGGGGCTACAATTTGCCTTTGCTACCATCTCATTAGTCATTACCATTAACCTTGCCTAGaatactaacaaaaataatatttaaaagtttatatgatcgggaaaaaaaaaactttgaaatTTTAGAAAAGCTTAAAAAcctaagaaataataaaagaattttttataaataacaaacaaaattttatatttaaaaatgacatgtatttaattttattttgttatgtttttactttttttttcaaaagttttaatattttggatttcaataaataaatatagtatttattttaaatattttaattttttagatttcactaaataaatatagtagttatttttaaaaaattatgttaaaatattaagattcaatAAGTGATCCCACAAATTggtttttcaattattgagttttaccatataaattaaataataataaaaattataattttaaaaaatttaaaagatttaaattttaaaataactactatattatttagtgaaatttaaaatattaaattttaaatatataatcaataataatttgataaattcgtttaaataaaaaaatttcactataaaaaaattataatttgaaaatataaaatcttaaaatgcaaatgacaaaataactttataataatttaattatttttattattttatctaaagagaattttgtttattaaagtctaaaagaaaatattaaaattagtactatcaaaaaatattttaaatttaatattatgaaaaaataaaaaaattatataagaactaatttgattaatttttaaaattttagagatgaaaatgacttacctCCAGACTTTtagaaactattttaattataaataactttttt is a window from the Arachis hypogaea cultivar Tifrunner chromosome 17, arahy.Tifrunner.gnm2.J5K5, whole genome shotgun sequence genome containing:
- the LOC112764773 gene encoding uncharacterized protein; amino-acid sequence: MAMATTVLSAHQNITGATLTSTTTTAKTNKRISKVVHIRGLNSFGGLKATNGVVSMGLPLSTENCFAKMVSSVKANKASNGKKGGALSSTCNAAAEIFTIAAIMNGLVLVGVAVGFVLLRVEAWVEETEAE
- the LOC112764772 gene encoding uncharacterized protein → MTLFHFFNCAILTFGPHAVYYSATPLSEYDTLGTSIKAAVVYLATALVKLICLATFLKVSESDSFDPYQELLKALIGFIDVAGLYFALAQLTHRNISQNHKFQAVGLGWAFADSVLHRLAPLWVGARGLEFTWDYILQGLEANANLVLSISLAALGSLMWLRKNKPKTLIPIIYVCAGIVATMPSITSYLRRGLGWHFPKIVGFELFTSLVMAFISWQLFSACQRPSL